In Armatimonadota bacterium, one genomic interval encodes:
- a CDS encoding V-type ATP synthase subunit F: MAVITDPETATGFRLAGVEVHEAASPAEALQHLKQLVALGYGLAAVNEALLQGTEEELARMLRGRDLPILVPFPAPGAQVESGDDYIARLVKEHIGFYVKLR; this comes from the coding sequence ATGGCCGTGATCACCGACCCGGAGACGGCCACAGGCTTCCGCCTGGCCGGGGTGGAGGTGCACGAGGCCGCCTCGCCTGCGGAGGCGCTGCAGCACCTGAAGCAACTGGTGGCTCTGGGCTACGGGCTGGCCGCGGTGAACGAGGCGCTGCTGCAGGGGACGGAAGAGGAGCTGGCACGGATGCTGCGGGGGCGGGACCTGCCCATCCTGGTGCCCTTCCCCGCGCCCGGCGCGCAGGTGGAAAGCGGCGACGACTACATCGCTCGCCTGGTCAAGGAGCACATCGGGTTCTACGTGAAGCTGCGGTAG